The following proteins come from a genomic window of Maribacter sp. HTCC2170:
- a CDS encoding copper homeostasis protein CutC, with the protein MLVEVCSNSLESALNAQKAGADRIELCSELSVGGITPSYGLLKSVKEHIEIPVHVLIRPRSGDFTFSDLEFNLMKKNIELCVDLGFDGIVSGILHADFTLDVERTKILIDMARDLKFTFHRAFDWVADPMLTMEQLQTLGVDYILTSGQQNSALTGLELLTEINKVGTTCSIMPGGGIKEENVHHFKNKGFNVIHLTGGKYEQKLAKEVKVTMNSPSLLYDQGVYVSNTQTLENVLREVK; encoded by the coding sequence ATGTTAGTAGAAGTTTGTTCCAACTCTTTAGAATCTGCCCTCAATGCCCAAAAGGCTGGTGCTGACCGTATTGAACTTTGTTCTGAACTTTCGGTCGGAGGTATTACGCCATCGTACGGCCTACTGAAAAGTGTAAAAGAACACATAGAAATACCCGTTCACGTACTTATTCGTCCACGTAGTGGTGACTTTACTTTTTCTGATTTAGAATTTAATTTAATGAAGAAAAACATTGAACTATGTGTGGATTTAGGTTTCGACGGAATTGTTTCTGGAATTCTTCATGCTGATTTCACATTGGATGTTGAGCGAACAAAAATATTGATTGACATGGCCAGAGACTTAAAATTCACCTTTCATCGTGCGTTTGACTGGGTAGCAGATCCTATGTTGACTATGGAACAACTTCAAACCTTGGGAGTGGACTATATCCTCACCTCTGGACAACAAAATTCTGCTTTGACCGGTCTTGAATTGCTCACAGAGATTAATAAAGTTGGAACTACCTGTTCCATTATGCCTGGAGGTGGAATAAAGGAGGAAAATGTCCATCACTTTAAGAATAAAGGTTTTAATGTGATTCATCTTACAGGAGGTAAATATGAGCAAAAACTGGCCAAAGAAGTGAAGGTGACAATGAATTCCCCTTCTTTATTATATGATCAAGGAGTTTATGTCTCCAATACCCAAACACTTGAGAATGTGTTGAGAGAAGTTAAATAA
- the rimP gene encoding ribosome assembly cofactor RimP, producing MLKDKVKSLLNEALSQDESLFLIDFTMGADNSINVVLDGDNGVSVQDCMKVSRGIEHNLDREEEDFSLTVTSAGAASPMVNPRQYQKNIGRKVKVQTLENVYEGNLTAASTNGIVLEWKAREPKPIGKGKTTVQKKKEITFSDIKEAKVILKF from the coding sequence ATGTTGAAAGACAAAGTCAAGTCGCTTTTAAACGAGGCACTCAGCCAAGATGAATCACTTTTTTTGATAGATTTTACCATGGGTGCTGACAATAGCATCAATGTTGTCTTGGATGGTGATAATGGTGTAAGTGTTCAAGATTGTATGAAGGTAAGTCGGGGCATAGAGCATAATTTAGATAGAGAGGAAGAAGATTTTTCCTTGACCGTAACATCTGCTGGTGCAGCATCGCCGATGGTGAATCCAAGACAGTATCAAAAGAATATCGGCAGAAAAGTAAAAGTGCAAACATTGGAAAATGTTTATGAAGGTAATCTTACGGCTGCCAGCACAAATGGTATTGTTTTGGAATGGAAAGCCAGAGAACCTAAGCCCATTGGAAAAGGGAAGACCACTGTTCAGAAAAAAAAGGAAATCACCTTTTCTGACATTAAGGAAGCAAAAGTTATATTAAAATTTTAA
- a CDS encoding thioredoxin family protein encodes MSKFGELIDLHVPVLLDFYAEWNEQSTSMHPVLRDVAAALGDKGKVIKIDVDKNKELSQALRVKGLPTLMIYKKGEMVWRQSGEQDANTLIGILNEYV; translated from the coding sequence ATGTCTAAGTTTGGTGAACTAATAGATTTGCATGTTCCAGTACTGTTGGATTTTTATGCAGAATGGAATGAACAATCAACGTCAATGCATCCTGTTCTTAGGGATGTTGCTGCTGCCCTTGGTGATAAAGGGAAAGTCATTAAGATTGATGTTGATAAAAACAAGGAGCTTTCCCAGGCTCTTAGAGTAAAAGGCCTCCCTACCCTTATGATTTATAAAAAAGGTGAAATGGTCTGGCGTCAAAGTGGTGAGCAAGATGCCAATACACTCATAGGTATTCTAAACGAGTACGTTTAA
- the nusA gene encoding transcription termination factor NusA: MENIALIESFSEFKDDKFIDRVTLMAILEDVFRNALKKKFGSDENFDIIINPDKGDLEIWRNRIVVEDGEVEEPNEEISLSEAQKIEPDFEVGEDVSEEVKLIDLGRRAILALRQNLISKIHEHDNTTIYKQFKDLEGEIYTAEVHHIRHKAVILLDDEGNEIILPKDRQIPSDFFRKGDNVRGIIESVELKGNKPSIIMSRSSPRFLEQLFFQEIPEVFDGLITIKKAVRIPGEKAKVAVDSYDDRIDPVGACVGMKGSRIHGIVRELGNENIDVINWTNNPQLLVTRALSPARVSSVKLNDEKMTAQVYLRPEEVSKAIGRGGHNIRLAGQLTGYEIDVFREGVEEDVELTEFSDEIDAWIIEEFKKIGMDTARSVLEQDVDDLVKRTDLEEETISEVVRILKEELED, translated from the coding sequence ATGGAAAATATTGCGCTGATTGAATCTTTCTCAGAATTTAAAGACGATAAATTCATAGACAGGGTAACGCTAATGGCGATTTTGGAAGATGTTTTTAGGAACGCGCTTAAAAAGAAATTCGGTTCTGATGAGAATTTCGATATCATTATAAACCCGGACAAGGGGGATTTGGAAATTTGGAGGAACCGTATTGTTGTTGAAGATGGTGAGGTAGAAGAGCCAAATGAGGAAATTTCGCTTTCTGAGGCACAGAAAATTGAACCTGATTTTGAGGTTGGCGAGGATGTTTCTGAAGAGGTTAAGTTGATAGATTTGGGAAGAAGAGCAATTTTGGCATTACGTCAAAACCTTATTTCCAAAATCCATGAGCATGACAACACAACTATTTACAAGCAATTTAAAGACCTGGAGGGTGAAATTTATACTGCTGAGGTGCACCATATAAGACACAAGGCAGTTATTTTGTTGGATGATGAGGGGAATGAGATTATTTTGCCAAAAGATAGGCAGATTCCTTCTGACTTTTTTAGAAAAGGCGATAATGTACGTGGTATTATTGAAAGTGTTGAGCTCAAAGGCAACAAGCCTTCAATAATTATGTCCAGAAGCTCCCCGCGCTTTTTGGAGCAACTTTTCTTTCAGGAAATTCCTGAGGTTTTCGATGGTTTGATCACTATAAAGAAAGCGGTGCGTATTCCGGGCGAAAAGGCCAAGGTAGCTGTTGATTCCTATGATGATCGTATTGATCCGGTTGGTGCCTGTGTAGGTATGAAAGGTTCGCGAATTCATGGAATAGTTCGGGAATTGGGCAACGAAAATATTGATGTAATCAATTGGACGAACAATCCGCAACTATTGGTTACAAGGGCTTTGAGTCCGGCTAGGGTTTCATCTGTTAAGTTAAACGATGAGAAAATGACAGCACAGGTTTATTTGAGACCTGAGGAAGTTTCCAAGGCAATTGGTCGAGGAGGACATAATATTAGATTGGCGGGTCAACTTACTGGATACGAGATAGATGTGTTTCGGGAAGGTGTGGAAGAGGATGTAGAATTGACTGAGTTTTCAGATGAGATTGATGCTTGGATCATTGAAGAGTTCAAGAAAATTGGAATGGATACCGCAAGAAGTGTATTGGAGCAAGATGTAGATGATCTTGTAAAGAGAACAGATTTGGAAGAGGAAACAATTTCCGAAGTTGTGCGTATACTAAAAGAAGAATTAGAAGATTAG
- a CDS encoding DUF2723 domain-containing protein, giving the protein MFSKNFEKWDTILGWVVFFIALITYFITVEPTSSFWDAGEYIATSAKLQVGHPPGAPLLQMIGAFFAMFAFGDDQVARMVNFVSGASSAFTILFMFWTITNLARKLMAKGEQLTNSKAIAILGSGLVGALAFTYSDSFWFNAVETEVYSMASFIMALLLWMGLKWTDNLDNPRGNRWLILISFVVGLTFGIQFMGFLAIPSIGLLYYFKKYKTTTVKNFLLANLSVIAILMLVYKFSLTYVLKLFGWAEVFFINNIGLPFNSGSLIMGLLFIAAFYFGLRYTRKNDFRIANTIVLCLMFLFFGFSSWLMLPIRANANVVINENNPSDARSLLAYYNREQYPGVDSPVYGAYYSDLFAPAGKEMDDKPKYEKDEASGKYIVVNYYKNALQDSHEKHKGILPRMWSGQHAENYMRYFGPLDFKMTQSNDELRQAVNQVKTGYANGEIDTEQYISFLKRFDEYIEVQPPTVWDNVKYMLEFQFGYMYWRYFMWNFVGKNNDVQGRYDENGNWLSGIGFIDEMRLGSQDNLPSDIKNNKARNTYFFLPLILGIIGILFQISKNPKQFWVLFVFFLFTGIAIQFYTNPYIFQPRERDYSLVGSFYIFALWIGLGVYGLFDEFQKWLSPKILAPLVTVICLLAVPTVMAVQNWDDHDRSNRFTAKSSAKSYLDSCQKDVGAILFTIGDNDTFPLWYAQEIEKYRTDVRIVCTSLFETDWYVDQMKRKAYSSGPIPSQITHDKYRWGSRDVLYFQNVDPLFNREVSKSRWDIKDFIDWIDSDKPQTKFKFFLENQEVDVDEYPENTQNLVYYPTQKIRIPVNKKNAIESGLVKEKDSALIVDYIDIDLPGAITKKSMMMLDIVANNDWKRPLYFSGGSFDDAEFIWMKDYLQLDGMAYKLVPIKTERSNSFDMGRIDSDLMYDIVSNWDWGNSGSPDIYHDPQTRVQGISYRSNLARLMTQLIEENKIDKAKDIIKIAMENMPVKNFAYYHFVLPFIDGYYKVGETNQAHDLYNTMKKIYQERLEYYNGIPLDQQYDKIDDIITDMESYRRVIDVLIDNNDREMAEKETLIFNEYIDKFSHFYKDEILEEEPVIGSNPDMSDTVQIDSTAQDSIANPN; this is encoded by the coding sequence ATGTTTTCAAAGAACTTCGAAAAATGGGACACCATACTCGGATGGGTAGTCTTCTTTATAGCACTTATCACATACTTTATTACCGTAGAACCCACTAGCAGTTTTTGGGATGCCGGCGAGTACATCGCAACATCAGCCAAATTACAAGTGGGCCACCCACCTGGAGCACCACTATTACAAATGATAGGCGCATTTTTCGCCATGTTTGCATTCGGTGATGACCAAGTAGCAAGAATGGTGAATTTTGTATCTGGCGCATCCAGTGCATTCACAATCTTATTTATGTTTTGGACCATTACCAATTTAGCAAGAAAATTGATGGCCAAAGGTGAACAGCTTACAAATAGCAAAGCAATCGCAATACTTGGCAGCGGTCTTGTCGGAGCGCTGGCCTTCACCTATTCAGACAGTTTTTGGTTCAATGCCGTTGAAACCGAAGTTTATTCAATGGCAAGTTTTATCATGGCCCTTCTACTTTGGATGGGATTAAAGTGGACAGACAATCTTGATAATCCACGAGGAAATCGTTGGCTTATCTTGATTTCGTTCGTAGTTGGACTAACCTTCGGCATACAATTTATGGGCTTTTTGGCCATACCATCGATAGGACTCCTGTACTACTTTAAGAAATATAAGACCACTACGGTAAAAAACTTTCTTTTGGCCAACCTATCGGTAATTGCAATACTAATGTTGGTATATAAGTTCTCATTAACTTATGTCCTTAAATTGTTTGGTTGGGCCGAGGTCTTTTTTATCAATAACATTGGTTTGCCATTTAACTCAGGCTCATTGATTATGGGGCTCCTTTTTATTGCAGCCTTTTATTTTGGATTGAGATATACCCGTAAAAATGATTTTCGTATTGCCAATACCATTGTTCTTTGCTTAATGTTTTTATTTTTTGGCTTTTCTTCTTGGTTAATGCTCCCAATACGTGCGAATGCCAATGTGGTTATCAATGAAAACAATCCGTCAGATGCTAGATCCTTATTGGCCTATTATAATCGAGAACAATACCCTGGGGTTGACAGCCCGGTTTATGGTGCTTATTATTCCGATTTATTCGCTCCTGCAGGAAAGGAAATGGACGACAAACCAAAGTATGAAAAAGATGAGGCCTCAGGAAAATACATAGTTGTCAATTATTACAAAAATGCGCTTCAAGATTCTCATGAAAAACACAAGGGTATTTTACCACGGATGTGGAGTGGTCAGCATGCGGAAAACTACATGCGTTATTTTGGCCCATTGGATTTTAAAATGACCCAATCCAACGACGAGCTTAGACAGGCGGTGAATCAGGTAAAAACTGGTTATGCGAATGGCGAAATTGATACTGAACAATATATAAGTTTCTTGAAAAGATTTGATGAGTACATTGAAGTTCAGCCTCCCACTGTTTGGGACAATGTAAAATATATGCTAGAGTTCCAGTTCGGGTATATGTACTGGAGGTACTTTATGTGGAATTTTGTTGGAAAGAACAATGATGTTCAAGGCCGCTACGACGAAAATGGAAATTGGTTGAGCGGTATTGGTTTTATTGATGAAATGCGACTGGGAAGTCAAGACAATTTACCCAGTGACATAAAAAATAACAAAGCCAGGAACACCTATTTCTTTTTACCCCTGATTTTGGGAATCATTGGTATCTTGTTTCAAATCTCGAAAAACCCAAAACAGTTTTGGGTATTGTTCGTGTTTTTCCTGTTTACCGGAATAGCAATCCAGTTTTATACAAATCCGTATATATTTCAACCACGGGAACGCGATTATTCCTTGGTAGGCTCGTTCTATATTTTTGCATTATGGATAGGGCTTGGTGTTTACGGTCTCTTTGATGAGTTCCAAAAATGGCTCTCCCCCAAAATTTTGGCACCTCTCGTTACTGTTATATGCCTGTTGGCCGTACCTACCGTCATGGCCGTACAGAATTGGGACGACCATGACAGATCAAACCGTTTCACAGCAAAATCATCGGCAAAATCGTATCTGGATTCCTGTCAAAAAGATGTGGGCGCTATTCTTTTTACCATTGGGGATAATGACACTTTTCCACTTTGGTATGCACAGGAGATTGAAAAATACAGGACGGATGTACGGATTGTTTGTACAAGTCTTTTCGAAACAGACTGGTACGTTGACCAAATGAAAAGAAAGGCCTACTCAAGTGGCCCTATACCCTCACAAATAACCCATGACAAATATCGATGGGGTTCGCGAGATGTATTGTACTTCCAAAATGTAGACCCTCTTTTTAACAGAGAGGTTTCTAAAAGCCGGTGGGATATAAAAGATTTTATTGATTGGATTGATAGTGACAAACCTCAGACAAAATTCAAATTTTTTCTAGAGAATCAAGAAGTCGATGTTGATGAATATCCTGAGAACACCCAAAACCTTGTATATTATCCAACCCAGAAAATTCGCATCCCGGTAAACAAAAAGAATGCGATTGAGAGTGGCTTGGTCAAAGAAAAAGATTCCGCATTAATAGTAGATTATATTGATATTGACTTACCTGGCGCCATTACCAAGAAGAGTATGATGATGCTGGATATTGTTGCCAATAATGATTGGAAACGACCCCTGTACTTTTCCGGAGGCAGTTTTGATGATGCCGAATTTATATGGATGAAAGATTACCTACAGCTGGACGGGATGGCTTATAAATTGGTTCCAATAAAAACTGAAAGAAGCAACTCTTTTGATATGGGTAGAATAGATTCTGACCTTATGTATGATATCGTATCTAACTGGGATTGGGGTAATTCTGGCAGCCCAGATATTTACCATGATCCCCAGACAAGGGTTCAGGGAATTTCCTACAGGAGCAACTTAGCTAGATTAATGACCCAATTGATTGAGGAAAACAAAATTGACAAGGCCAAAGATATTATCAAAATTGCAATGGAGAATATGCCAGTGAAAAACTTTGCTTATTACCATTTTGTATTACCATTTATTGATGGTTATTATAAAGTTGGCGAGACAAACCAAGCTCATGACCTCTATAATACGATGAAGAAAATTTATCAGGAAAGGTTAGAATACTATAATGGCATTCCATTAGATCAACAATATGATAAAATTGACGATATCATCACCGATATGGAATCATATCGTAGGGTAATTGATGTCCTAATCGACAACAACGATAGGGAAATGGCGGAAAAAGAAACATTGATTTTTAATGAATATATAGATAAATTCAGTCATTTCTATAAAGACGAAATTCTTGAGGAAGAACCGGTTATAGGAAGTAACCCAGATATGTCTGACACTGTTCAAATTGACAGCACAGCACAGGATTCGATAGCAAATCCAAATTAA
- a CDS encoding metallophosphoesterase: MLRWIIFVAIYLALGFYVLQALKSVTRYPWVYFTYIGISLLVLLNFIYQFTWGEEAGRVLSRPKSYAFGFLLTMITFKIITIVFLFSEDLFRLVTAAYHKFFGGAKEFSLPERRRFLSMIAMGIAAIPFGALLYGMYRGKYNFQVLKYNLEFDDLPDAFDGFQITQISDVHSGSFDNRKKIEYAIDLVNEQKSDVILFTGDMVNNKAEEMVPWKDTFSRLEAKDGKFSVLGNHDYGDYVEWDTEELKNENLEDLKALQKEIGFDLLLNESRYLHKGGDKIALVGVENWGRGGFKKAGDLKKSIESINKDDFKILMSHDPSHWEDVVVNDEDHYHLTLSGHTHGMQFGIEIPGWVKWSPVKWRYKYWAGIYKEMGQYINVNRGFGFLGYPGRVGIWPEITVITLKKKSLT, encoded by the coding sequence ATGTTGCGTTGGATAATTTTTGTTGCCATTTATTTGGCTCTTGGGTTCTATGTATTGCAGGCCCTAAAATCTGTTACTAGGTACCCTTGGGTTTACTTTACTTATATAGGTATTTCGCTTCTGGTGTTATTGAATTTTATTTATCAATTCACTTGGGGTGAAGAGGCAGGTAGGGTATTAAGCAGGCCAAAGAGTTATGCTTTTGGCTTTTTGCTGACAATGATAACATTTAAGATAATTACTATTGTTTTTCTGTTTTCAGAGGATTTGTTTCGTTTGGTAACGGCGGCCTATCATAAATTCTTTGGAGGAGCAAAAGAGTTTTCTTTACCTGAACGTAGAAGGTTTTTAAGCATGATTGCCATGGGTATCGCGGCTATACCCTTTGGAGCTCTGTTATATGGAATGTATCGTGGTAAATATAATTTCCAGGTTCTGAAGTATAATCTGGAATTTGATGACCTCCCAGATGCTTTTGATGGTTTTCAAATAACCCAAATATCCGATGTACATAGTGGGAGTTTTGATAATAGAAAAAAGATTGAATATGCCATAGATCTTGTCAATGAGCAAAAGAGCGATGTGATTTTATTTACTGGTGATATGGTAAATAACAAGGCCGAGGAGATGGTACCTTGGAAAGATACATTTTCAAGATTGGAGGCTAAAGACGGTAAGTTCTCGGTTTTGGGAAATCATGATTATGGAGATTACGTAGAATGGGATACCGAAGAGTTGAAGAATGAAAACCTTGAAGATCTTAAGGCGCTGCAAAAAGAAATTGGGTTTGATCTTTTGTTGAATGAAAGTAGATATCTACACAAGGGTGGTGATAAGATTGCTTTGGTAGGTGTTGAGAACTGGGGTAGAGGAGGATTTAAAAAGGCTGGAGATTTAAAAAAGTCAATTGAAAGTATCAATAAAGATGACTTTAAAATATTAATGAGCCATGATCCATCTCATTGGGAGGATGTTGTTGTTAATGATGAGGATCATTACCACCTTACTTTAAGTGGTCATACCCATGGCATGCAGTTCGGAATTGAAATTCCAGGATGGGTAAAATGGAGCCCTGTTAAATGGCGATATAAGTATTGGGCAGGTATCTACAAAGAAATGGGTCAGTATATTAATGTTAATCGCGGATTTGGTTTTTTGGGCTATCCAGGTAGGGTTGGAATTTGGCCAGAAATTACAGTTATTACCCTCAAGAAAAAATCGTTAACATGA
- a CDS encoding isoaspartyl peptidase/L-asparaginase family protein has protein sequence MKRRKFLKNSSTITAGIISAPILASCQETKTVDSAIEGEISKTRPIAICTWNFHNATAKAWEVLKEGGNALDAVEQGVMIEEADVENQTVGKGGRPDRNGNVTLDACIMDKDGNCGAVLCMQNIAHPISVARKVMEETPHVMLAGKGAEQFAYEKGFEKVDLLTEKSKQEWLEWKKTSEYKPIINIENHDTIGMLAIDKNGDLSGACTTSGMAYKFGGRVGDSPIIGAGLFVDNEIGGATATGVGEEVVRTVGSFLIVELMRQGKSPQEACEEGVKRIIAKNKDNTDFQIGFIAMNKKGETGSYCIQPGFTYRQYSEEGHVNNPSDSFIQS, from the coding sequence ATGAAACGAAGAAAGTTCTTAAAAAATTCAAGTACAATTACAGCTGGGATTATTTCAGCACCAATATTGGCCTCATGCCAAGAAACAAAGACTGTTGATTCTGCTATTGAAGGTGAAATTTCCAAAACAAGACCTATTGCGATTTGCACTTGGAACTTTCACAATGCAACTGCCAAAGCCTGGGAAGTGCTCAAAGAAGGAGGTAATGCTTTAGATGCTGTTGAACAAGGCGTAATGATTGAGGAAGCGGATGTTGAAAACCAAACTGTTGGCAAAGGCGGTCGTCCTGACCGAAACGGAAATGTTACTCTGGACGCGTGTATTATGGACAAAGATGGTAATTGTGGTGCTGTTCTCTGCATGCAAAATATCGCCCATCCGATTTCAGTGGCGCGCAAGGTCATGGAAGAAACCCCCCATGTAATGTTGGCGGGTAAAGGAGCGGAACAATTTGCCTATGAAAAAGGATTTGAAAAGGTTGATCTTCTTACTGAGAAATCAAAACAAGAATGGCTAGAGTGGAAAAAGACTTCGGAGTATAAACCAATCATCAATATTGAAAATCATGACACCATAGGCATGTTGGCCATTGATAAAAACGGTGACCTCTCAGGAGCGTGCACCACTAGTGGAATGGCATACAAATTTGGCGGCCGAGTTGGAGATTCTCCAATCATTGGAGCGGGGCTTTTTGTTGACAACGAAATTGGAGGCGCAACGGCAACCGGTGTTGGTGAAGAGGTAGTTCGTACCGTAGGTAGTTTTTTGATTGTGGAATTGATGCGTCAAGGAAAATCACCCCAAGAAGCCTGTGAAGAAGGAGTAAAACGAATCATCGCAAAAAACAAGGATAACACAGATTTTCAAATTGGTTTTATTGCTATGAACAAAAAAGGTGAAACGGGCAGTTATTGTATACAACCTGGTTTTACATATAGA
- a CDS encoding cation:proton antiporter, giving the protein MEILSSYNLIIGASIIVILSFWFNGVSKKTNIPSVLMLIVLGIILQYALDYFVPNMPEFDGALEILGIVGLIMIVLEAALELELKKEKIIPILKAMAIALIGLIGSAWVAALIIYQFIPEMTMQSAWLYATPLSILSSAIIIPSVSGLSEKKKEFHIYESTFSDIMGIMMFYFLIGGLNPAEDSGVSGFAINLLITVVIALAASYAIILIFQRIKSPAKLFLLIAVLLLLYAIGKKFHLSSLIIILIFGLVIANVRLFFPGKLATFLENEKVNQIYHELHIITLETAFIVRTFFFVIFGITIVISSLFSLSVALVSVLIIISIYAIRFVILRTFFGSDIMPQLFIAPRGLITVLLFYAIPKEAQVATFESGILLFVIIGTSLIMTWAMIKEGKKMGTLLDEDLVDDNIMDIETKETKAIDIDLTIEKRIENDGKTLDNLDSEDESPNI; this is encoded by the coding sequence ATGGAAATATTATCATCATACAACCTAATTATAGGAGCCTCTATTATTGTAATTCTCTCTTTTTGGTTCAATGGGGTTTCTAAAAAAACAAATATCCCATCGGTATTGATGCTAATAGTATTGGGCATCATCTTGCAATATGCCCTGGATTATTTTGTGCCCAATATGCCTGAATTTGATGGTGCCCTCGAAATTTTGGGTATTGTTGGTTTGATTATGATCGTGCTTGAAGCCGCATTGGAGCTTGAACTAAAAAAAGAAAAAATAATTCCCATTCTAAAAGCCATGGCGATAGCTTTGATTGGACTAATAGGTTCTGCTTGGGTTGCCGCATTGATAATATATCAATTCATTCCAGAAATGACCATGCAATCGGCATGGTTGTATGCAACACCCTTATCAATACTTTCAAGTGCAATTATCATTCCCAGTGTAAGTGGCCTTTCAGAAAAGAAAAAAGAATTCCATATTTACGAAAGCACCTTTTCTGACATCATGGGAATCATGATGTTCTACTTTTTAATAGGCGGTTTAAACCCTGCTGAAGATTCTGGAGTTTCCGGTTTTGCCATAAATCTTTTAATTACTGTAGTAATTGCCTTGGCCGCCAGTTATGCCATTATCTTAATATTTCAACGAATTAAAAGTCCCGCGAAATTGTTTTTATTGATTGCCGTGCTTTTACTACTTTATGCAATAGGTAAAAAATTCCACCTTTCATCATTGATCATCATTCTGATATTTGGGCTTGTAATCGCCAACGTTAGATTATTCTTTCCAGGAAAACTAGCCACTTTTTTAGAAAACGAAAAAGTAAATCAAATTTACCACGAACTACATATTATCACACTGGAAACTGCTTTCATTGTCCGCACTTTCTTCTTCGTGATATTCGGGATTACGATAGTAATATCATCATTGTTTAGTTTAAGCGTTGCTCTTGTTAGCGTATTGATTATCATTTCAATTTATGCTATAAGATTTGTGATTCTTAGGACTTTTTTCGGTAGCGATATAATGCCACAGTTATTCATTGCCCCTCGAGGATTGATTACCGTACTCTTGTTTTATGCAATTCCAAAAGAGGCACAAGTAGCTACTTTTGAATCAGGTATATTATTGTTCGTTATTATCGGCACAAGTTTGATCATGACTTGGGCAATGATCAAGGAAGGCAAAAAAATGGGCACCCTGTTAGATGAGGATTTAGTGGACGACAATATTATGGATATTGAGACCAAAGAAACCAAGGCCATCGATATTGACTTAACTATTGAAAAACGAATTGAAAATGATGGGAAAACTTTGGATAATCTAGATTCTGAAGATGAATCACCCAACATATAA